The Arachis ipaensis cultivar K30076 chromosome B05, Araip1.1, whole genome shotgun sequence nucleotide sequence ATTCTATGGGTGACTTGAATGCGACCCAATAATGTGGATAAACACGCGGAACATCAGAGTTAGTTCAAAGTTCAAAGAATAGTACCCAAAAATTCtttattttaaaatacaaattaaatataTCTTATTTTGATATGAAGATAAAGATATATATGATTTTAAATAATTGGAGCATGCATAAATAAGAAGGCATAAGGTGACGCGCATAGAAAAAGTCGTAGCACGAACCAATGAAATCCATGCACCTAAATCAGAAACGACAAGAAACCTCAAAGATAAAAGGGGCATTCAtctcattgcaaacatttcaaaCACCTTGATTTCTCTTCAACCCTTATCTTCAATTCATCCCCATCCTCTTTCTCTTGTTGTGTCCCCACTATAGTCCCAAAAATAATAACCAATTTAATTAATGGAGGGTAGTAGAAGAAGCTCAAATTCTGAACTCCCTCCTGGGTTTCGGTTTCACCCAACTGATGAAGAACTAATCGTTCACTACCTTTGTAACCAAGCCACTTCAAAGCCTTGCCCTGCTTCCGTCATCCCTGAAGTTGATATCTATAAGTTTGATCCATGGGAATTACCCGGTACATatcattattatttaatttattagccTAGTCTCTGTGGTTGTTTTAATTAATTCTTGTGATTTCAGATAAAACAAGCTTTGGAGAGAACGAATGGTACTTCTTTAGCCCAAGGGATAGGAAGTACCCAAATGGGGTGAGGCCTAATAGGGCAACGGTTTCAGGGTATTGGAAGGCCACTGGTACGGACAAAGCAATCTATAGTGGGTCTAAGCATGTTGGGGTCAAGAAAGCTTTGGTCTTTTACAAGGGTAGGCCCCCAAAGGGTATCAAGACTGATTGGATCATGCATGAGTATAGATTGGTTGGATCAAGAAGGCAACCCACTAAACAAATTGGATCCATGAGGGTAACCCCTTTTCGCTCTTTAACTCATCATCTTTTTCAcaccaaaacagaaaataaaaattagtcaTCATATTTTAGAGTAATTATACAAAGATAGAAATATTGTCTCTTAAATTTGGGTTGATTATTCATTCACTTTTATTCACTTTTGGTTtgtatatataataattcatgACTAATAATAGACATTTAAATATTGTTTTTCTATATTTTGGATAAACAGACAAAAGAAAATTCTAAAACTAAAACATCTTGTCTATCTATTGATAATGTTTTATCCTGCAGTCAAATTTGTATATTATTCTCAATATTTTGTATTTGTCTGATATTTTGATGTGTTGGATTAAGTGGAAGCTTACgcttttttgtgatttttgggaTGTGTCATCATCAGCTAGATGACTGGGTGTTATGCAGGATCTACAAGAAGAGGAGCATAGCAAAATCAATGTTGGAGCCTAAAGAGGAATTCCCAACAATGCCCCAAATCAATCATCATCTAACATCATCATCAAATGATGGgaatgataataatgatgatgagcaAGAAATGATGATGAAATTCCCAAGGACATGTTCCCTTACACATCTTTTGGAAATGGACTACTTGGGCCCAATATCACAAATACTCTCTGATGGATCATATAACTCAACCTTTGATTTTCAACTAAACAGTGCCAATGTTGGCAACATGATTATGGACCCTTTTATGAAACAACCTCAGATCCTTGAAATCCCTAACAAAAATAATCATAACAATCCTTATTATGATGTGGATTCAGGGAAGAACAACCTAGTGAAACAGAATAGCACCATAAACCCTACTATATTTGTGAACCAATTCTTTGATCATAGTGGTAGTTAAcagttaattttattattaaaaagaaaaaaaaaagaaattggaTTATTGTTAGACATGGCGATGAAGCGTCACCAATTAGAACAATCATGAAGATTCTTTGtagaaaacaaaatttatattaCATCATCATCACATAATGGATTCTCAATGGTATCAAATCTGATTAGCTCACATGgactttattattttatatatatatatatggacaaGCTGCTTAGTGGCTTtctaaaattaaacaaataaattaGCTTTCTTGATTATGATAATTTCAATGTTCAAACCCAAATGCTTATCTCATCCGTTTTATGGCTAAGCCACCAACTTCCTTTACATCATTCGTGCACATTATTAcaatgatttaatttattttgaccaaggaCAATACGGTTAGCGAGTCCCCAACTATAAGTCAATAATTGAATAAGCTGAAATAATTAAGAGAAAAACTTACACGATTTTAAAACATATTTGATTGATGCGTATTTTTAAGAACTTtttgtaattatattttttaaatatacttTTTAAACATTTTGGAGCATGTACTAAATATGTTTTAAGACGGAATATATAGATATTTATCATGAAAcgaagtcttttttttttttttcaaaaaaatgaaaTATAGTTGAATTGAATATTGTTGCTGGTTTGTGAGTAGTGTTGCTTATCCAAAATGATGACGGCAGTGTTGATAAAATCGGTGACTAATAACACTAAACCGTGGGAAAGCAATGTGGATGACGTgctatatatataataaagaaAATAGGCATGCGCATGGGCTCAAATAGTTTTAGATATGGATTAAAGAATTAACTAGTTACCAATAATCCTTGTATTTGCTTAGTCATGGAAAGTGCTACTCAATATAAACAAATATAGATTCTAAAACGGATTAATCGTTTGAAATTTTTAATGAATATATATAACATGGTTttctttcaattaattttttaaaaattaaaaatatttttcaaaaatagtactAAATGTACATcatataatttttcataattcAAAAAAAGAAATGCTTTTTACTACTTCCCAAACCCACTCTTAATAGTTAATAATCTTGTTGAATGCTAGAAGTTCTTGACTTCTTGGGATGTATGTTCGGTCCATGACACGAAACAGGTGAGAAGAAGCATTGTTTTGACTTACATATAAATTCATGtaagtatatatataatttttaacaTTACCAGTTATTGAAATTCTAGCGGCCTAATCTCCGAACGGACAAGGTATTGGACATTCGCTGCAAAtagatttcttttattattcacgtttaaattaatttatttaagtttttaatattttaatattgttATTCTAGTATTTGTAATTTGTTAATAGATTGTAGTATAACAttaagataattttaaaatattaaaaatttcagTAGGTCTGTGGTTAATtttgcttacgttgagatgtgaggtctgtgaaAGAGTATTCCGCTCGCATCCTTTCGAATCACAAGAGTGTGCAGACACTATATCCTGGACTGTGTGCCGGGTACGATATTCCAGAGGTTCCCATTTATTCGTGACCGAAaggcaacatctccatggagatatgTCGGGTTGACAGTTGATtgtgtactaaaaatataaaccttttttatacataaataatttttataatgatCTAAGAACATGGTCAAAAAAGAGTCAAGTTCCTCCTAAAGGTATTGGGTAAAAGGATGGAACCCAAAAGAACACCTTGAGGAGTTGAATTTCTCTTCAGTGGGAACTAAATTGGTGGAAGTGAATTGATTGGATTTGGAGTGTAAAGAGCGTCATCTAGTTGAAAGAAAACCAAACTAGATGTCCATTCACTGATGTCACATGTAGTGAGCTTTAGTTTAACTTGTGGGAATCAACTTCCTCCATTGAACAGTTGAAAAGACTTAAAGTGATGGGAATACCTAAAAATATTTTGGGCAAAAGGAGTAAATCAAATGTCAGACTATAACCATTGGACAATAGATTTCCTCTTCATCATGGTTTTACATTATAAAAAGGACCTCAAACCACCTCTTTAAGGCAGAACTTCTTTTATGAAAAaccttcaccttcaccttcaccttcacccttacctttaccttcaCCTTCTTCTAAAACCTTTCTTATTCCTAAAGCTGAGAAGCTAGAAAACCCATCTTTTCCTCTCCTCAAAATTTCTCTCATTGTTGATCATTTCCATTCATCACCTTCACGAGTAAAAACGGGCATTTGGCTGTTTCACTAGAACACTAGACAATCATTAACCACCCCTGTCCACTTTAAACAAAGCCCATTCATCCTCTTGTGACATTGGTGGAGGTCTCAACACTTGTTCTCCACCTCTATTTCTCATCACTAGTTCTTGTATTGCTTATTTGTCATTAAATAGAAGTGTTTTCCTCACAAGTATACTTACCCCGAATCTCTCATCTTaatcattatttttcaattaatctaTTTTTCACGAAAATCACCCGAATCACTTGGCGACTTCACTGGGGAGGAACACTTCGACGTGATGGCTGAATCTAGCAATACTCATCCTGGACAGAATCGACCACCCAAGCGATGCTCAATAACCCCTCGAGATCTCAACCTCAGCTTGGGATCACCTCAAGACGAGGACGGGCACAACCAAGAAGAAGAACTCATGGAGCAGCAGAATCTGAGTGCGGGAGGAG carries:
- the LOC107643594 gene encoding NAC transcription factor 29 isoform X2; translated protein: MEGSRRSSNSELPPGFRFHPTDEELIVHYLCNQATSKPCPASVIPEVDIYKFDPWELPDKTSFGENEWYFFSPRDRKYPNGVRPNRATVSGYWKATGTDKAIYSGSKHVGVKKALVFYKGRPPKGIKTDWIMHEYRLVGSRRQPTKQIGSMRDLQEEEHSKINVGA
- the LOC107643594 gene encoding NAC transcription factor 29 isoform X1, whose protein sequence is MEGSRRSSNSELPPGFRFHPTDEELIVHYLCNQATSKPCPASVIPEVDIYKFDPWELPDKTSFGENEWYFFSPRDRKYPNGVRPNRATVSGYWKATGTDKAIYSGSKHVGVKKALVFYKGRPPKGIKTDWIMHEYRLVGSRRQPTKQIGSMRLDDWVLCRIYKKRSIAKSMLEPKEEFPTMPQINHHLTSSSNDGNDNNDDEQEMMMKFPRTCSLTHLLEMDYLGPISQILSDGSYNSTFDFQLNSANVGNMIMDPFMKQPQILEIPNKNNHNNPYYDVDSGKNNLVKQNSTINPTIFVNQFFDHSGS